TCGGTACTCATCGACGAGGTAGACAACGTCATCGCGGTTCCGAACGACGCGATCAAGAATCCGCGTGAGGCGGTGGCGACCGGCGCCATGCTGGGCCTCTCGGCCGATTCGGTGACGGCGTCGCTCCGCGCGCAGGGCTTCACCGGCGGCGGCAACCGCGGCGGGTTCGGGGGCGGTCGTCGTGGAGGCAATGGCGGTGGTGGTGGCGCCAACCGCGGTGGCAACGGCGGCGCGCCCGGTGGCGCGACGAATGGTGCGGCGGCTACCCCCGGAGCGACCGCATCGACGGGCACCGCGTTCGGCGACGTGCAGTTCGCCAGCAACCCGGTCTCGCCCGCGCAGGGCGGCCAGGGCGGCTTCGGCATGCAGGTCTCCGACGCCGACTGCAAGAAAGTCGACGACGTTCTCAAGGCGCACCCGAAAGAGAAGAAACAGCTCGACGATCTTCGCGTGAAGCTGCAGGCGCTTCGTCCCGCCGGAAACAACGGGGGCCGTGGTGGCTTCAACGGCGGCACCCGTCAGCGCGGCGATTCCGCCGGCGGCTTCCGCCAGCGTGGTGATTCGACCGGACAGCGTCGCCGTGGTGGCAATGGCGGCGCCGGCGCCAATGGTGGCGGTGGCAACGGCGGTGGATTCAACGGCGGCGGTGGTGGTGGTGGTGGTGGTGGATTCCGCGGCAGCCCGGAGATGCAGGCCATCAACGAGCAGATGCGCACGATTTACACAACGCTCAACATCGACGCTCGCACAGCCGGAGCATGCGCTCGTCGCGCCGCGGGTGCGTCGGCTGGAACGCAGGCCAACGCCGGCGGCGGTCGCACGCAGGGTGGCGGGGGTGGTGGCGGTCAGGGTGCGCTCACGCCGTCGCCTGAGGGAGCGTCGCGTCCCGTGCGCCAGCGCACCGGTCTCGTGTTCGTCTCCGACAGCGCGAAGACGCATTTCGCTCCGCGCATCGTGCAGCTCGGACAGGGCAATCTCGACTACACCGAGGTCGTGAGCGGTCTCAAAGAGGGTGAACGCGTCGTGATGCTCGGTGCACTCGCGCTTCAGGCGCAGCGACAGGCGCAGCAGGACCGTCTCCGCCAGAACGCGAGTCCGCTTGGCGGACAGCAGGGACCTGGCCCCGGGCCGGGCGGCGGTGGTCCGCGCGGCGGCGGCGGTGGTGGTGGTGGGCGCGGAGGCTGATTAGATGCTGATCGGCGAAATCATCAGTGTCGCGCTCGGCGCGCTGCGAGCCAACAAACTGCGTTCGCTTCTCACGATGCTGGGCATCGTGATCGGTGTCGGCGCGGTCATCGCGGTGGTCGCGCTGGGCACGGGCGCCCAGCAGGCCGTGAAAGACCGCATCGCGGCGCTCGGCACCACCCTGTTGACCGTGAACCCCGGCCAGCAGCGCGGACAAGGGGTCGCGATCGGCGGCGCGCAACAGCGGCTCACCGTCGAAGACGCGAAGGCGGTGGACGAGCACGCGATGCATCTGCTTGGAGTGCAACCCGAGATGCGCTCGATGCAGCAGATCGTGTTCGGCAACAAGAACGCGAGCACGCAGATCATCGGGACGACGCCCAACTATCTCGAGGTCCGTAAGTACACGATGGCGGTTGGAAGAATGTTCACCGCGGCGGACGACGAAGGCCGTCAGCGAGTCGCGGTCGTCGGCAACACCGTGGTCAACAACCTCGGCCTGACGTCCCCCGAAGCGATCGTCGGCGAGACGGTGCGCATTCGCGGCACGCAGTTCACGGTCCTCGGCGTGATGGCGCCGAAGGGACAGGCGAACGCGTTCCAGGATCCGGATGACGAAATTCTCGTTCCGATTCAGACGGCACGCTTCCGCGTGAACGGCTCCGACCGGCTCGCGTCGATCAGCGCTCTCGCCGAGTCGGAGGACGAGATTCCGGACGCGATGGCCGAGATCCAGCGCGTGCTGCGTCGCCAACACAAGATCCGTCAGGGTCTGCCCGACGATTTCCAGATCCGCAACCAGGCCGACATCCTGCAGACGACGCAGGAGACGACGCAGGTGATGACGTATCTGCTCTCGGGCATCGCGGCGGTGTCGCTGCTCGTCGGCGGCATCGGCATCATGAACATCATGCTCGTGTCGGTCACGGAGCGCACGCGCGAGATCGGCATCCGCAAAGCGCTCGGCGCGACGCGTGCGAACATTCTTCTTCAGTTCCTCATTGAAGCCGTCGTGCTCTGCTTGCTCGGCGGCATGATGGGGATCGCGCTCGGAGCCGGCGGCGCGACGGTCATGAGTCGTACCGCCGGGTGGTCTACGCAGGTATCGCCGGCGGCGATCGTCATGGCATTCGCCTTCTCGGCGTTCGTCGGTCTATCGTTCGGGGTGTGGCCCGCGCGCCGCGCGGCGGTGCTCGACCCGATCGTCGCGCTGCGTTACGAGTAGCGACCCAGTTCACCGCGACTTCCGAACTCGAGACGCGCCCGGATTCCGCTCCGGGCGCGTTTTGGGTGGGCGACTAGGCAGGCGGCCGGCACCGCGGCCCCCCCCGGTCCCGCAGCCCGCGACCTAGCGGCCGCCAGCCCAGGAGCCCAGGAGCCCAGGCCTTGACGCGATATATCTCCCGTTATATCGTATCGATCATCTCGATATATCGCTCTAAGGAGAGTTTTGTATGTGGGAGCCATTCATTTTTCGCGTTCAGACGGGCCATTGTGGTGAACGACGAGCCCGTTGGGGCTGGGATGCCTTTGGCGGCTGGGGCGGCGGCGGCGGGCCTCGTGGACGCCATTGGAAGGGGCGTGGGGGCCGTCTATTCGAGCAGGGCGACCTCAAGTACGTGATCCTGCGGCTCCTCGAGGAGAAGCCGCGCCACGGCTACGAGGTCATCAAAGAGCTCGAGGGGCGATTTGGCGGTTCTTACGTGCCCAGCCCGGGCACCGTCTACCCGACCCTCACCATGCTCGAGGACATGGGCTACGCCCGTGCCATCCCCGAGGAGGGTGGAAAGAAAGTTTACGAGATCACGGACGAGGGGCGAAAATATCTCGCCGAGCATAGCACGACGGTCGACGACATCTTCGAGCGGATCGCGCGGTTCGTTGAGGGGTTCACCGACACCCCGATGATGGAGCTCAACCAGGCATTTCAACGGCTTGCTCGCACCACCTACAAGACAGCTACGAGCCATCTTGGCGAAAAAGAGACGCTGGAGCGCCTCCGCGACATCATCCGACGGGCAGCCGACGAGGTCGAGGCCGCCACGAAACAGGCGCCGCCCGCTCCCCCACCCGCTGAGTAGTTACAAGAGCGCCCCGATCGCTGGAAACACCCGCGGCGAGCGCTAGATTCCCATGATGGGTCGCGGATCCTCTTCCGCGACCCATTTTTGCGTAGTCTCAGACGGGTCGTCTCCGGTGCGACACTGGAACGACGCGTTCGTCGCTGAAGCACCCTTCATGACCTCTCACCCTCGACCGGAAGGAAGTGCCGCGAGCGATCCTCCGCCCGCGCGCTCCGTGTCCGGTTCGCCAGCCAGCCCTCAACAAGCCGCTCCTTCGTCGGGCCAGGCCCCTACCTCCGTTCCCGGTGGTCAGGGCACGACGCCGCTACCGCTCCCCGGAAGCGCGCCGGCCGTCGCGGGCACGACTACGGGCTTTCACGCGACGCCGATTCCGCAGCGGCATCCGGTCGATCCGAATCCGCGCGGCAAGCGGCTCGCGCTGCTTTCGCTGACCGCGCTCGGCATCGTGTACGGCGACATCGGCACCAGCCCGCTGTACGCGCTTCAGCAGTGCTTCACGTCCAAGGAGCACACGATTCCGCCGACGACGGCAAACGTGTACGGCGTGCTCTCGCTGATCGTGTGGCTGCTCGTGCTCGTCGTGGCTGTGAAGTACCTCGTGTTCATCATGCGCGCGGACAACCGCGGCGAAGGCGGTATCCTCGCCCTGCTCGCGCTGCTGCTGCAGCAGGAGCGACGCTCGATGTCGCGGCGACGGATCGTTCTCGTCGGGCTCGGGCTCTTCGGAGCGGCGCTGCTCTATGGCGACGGCATGATCACGCCTGTCATCTCAGTGCTCGGCGCGATCGAAGGCCTCAACGTCGTGACGCCGGCCTTCCAGAGCATGATCGTGCCGATCTCGGTGCTCGTGCTGCTCTTGTTGTTCCTGGTCCAGCGCTTTGGCACGGGGCGCGTGGGAACCGCGTTCGGCCCGATCATGTGTCTGTGGTTCCTGACGATCGGCGGCTTGGGAATCTGGGAAGTCGCCAAGGAGCCGCGCATTCTCGCCGCGCTCAATCCGCTTCACGGGTTGAGCTTCTTCGTCGAAAACGGCCGAGTCGGATTCCTCACGCTCGGCGCGGTCGTGCTCGCGGTGACCGGAGCCGAAGCGCTGTACGCGGACATGGGCCACTTCGGCAAGCGACCGATCCGCCTCGCATGGTTCGCGCTCGTGATGCCGGCGCTGCTCCTCAACTATTTCGGCCAGGGCGCGGTCCTGCTGCGGAATCCGGCGGCGGTAGCGAATCCGTTCTACTTCCTCGCCCCGCGCTCGCTGCTCATCCCGCTGGTCGTGCTGGCGACGACGGCCGCGGTGATCGCGTCGCAGGCGTTGATCTCGGGTGCGTTTTCGCTCACGCGGCAGGCGGTGCAGCTCGGCTATTCGCCGCGCGTCACGATCCTGCACACGTCGCGCAGCGAAGCCGGCCAGATCTTCGTGCCGGAAATCAACAACATTCTCATGATCGGATGTATCGTCCTCGTCGTCGCGTTCGGATCTTCGCAGGCGATCGGCGCGGCGTACGGCATCGCGGTCACCGGAACGATGGCGATCACGTCACTCCTCTTCGCGGTCGTCGCGCGATCGCGCTGGAACTGGTCGCTCGCCCACGTCCTGCCGATCATGCTCGCGTTCCTGACGATCGACATTTCGCTGTTCGCGGCGAACGTCATCAAGATCTGGTACGGCGGGTGGGTGCCGATCGCGATCGCCATCGGCGTGTTCACGCTGATGAGCACGTGGAAGACCGGCCGCTATCTGCTCACGAAGACGCTCAACGCCGGCGCGCTGCCGCTCGATCTCTTCCTCGGCGACGTCGCGCGGCGCAAGCCGCCGCGCGTGCCGGGAACCGCAGTGTTCATGACGTCGTCGAACGAGGCCGTGCCGGTCGTGCTGCTGCACCACCTCAAGCACAACAAAGTGCTGCACGAGCAGGTGATCCTCATGTCGGTCGTGACGCACGAGGTTCCCGAAGTGCACGCCGCGGATCGCGTGTCGGTCGAGAAGCTGGATCACGGCTTCTATCGAGTGACCGCGGGCTACGGGTTCATGGAGTCGCCCAACGTACCGGAAATCCTCCAGCACGCGCGCGACTTCGGAATCAAGGCGAAGCGGAACGACACGACGTTTTATCTCGGGCGAGAGCGCGTGATCGTCGCCGACGGCAAATCGAGAACCGAGTCGCGTCGCCCGCCCGAAGGCATTCCGCTGCCGACGATGTCGCGCTGGCGAAAAAAGCTGTTCGTGATCATGTCGCGGAACGCGCGGTCGGCGACCGAATTCTTCGGCATTCCACCGAACCGCGTCGTCGAGCTTGGAGCGCAGGTCGAGTTCTGACCGTTTCGCGAGAGTGGATGTACGCGGGCAGTCGCCGGAACAGAACCGCAAAACGGGTTGAACCGAAAGACAAAACGGTAAGCCATTTTGGGAACGGCCTCGATCGGCCAACGGCCAGCTGACCGAGGCCCCCAAAAGGTTCAGTTCCAGTTCTTTTTGTTTCAGTGCAACCGTTTTTGCTTTTCAGTATCCCGCGGCTCTTCCACCGCCCAGGAGTTGCGAAGGCCTCACCACGAGACGCGGTTGCCGAACATGAACCCGCGTCCGAATCCGCTCAGCGCGCCGCTCACGGCCGCGTTGGTCGCGATCCGCGCCCCGTCGAGCGCGCGGCGAACTTTGTCGCCGACGTCTTCGCCGTTGATCTCGACGCGGCCGCCTGGGATTCTCGTCACCGAGGGGAGGACCATGTTGTCGCCGCCGATGATCGTCATCGAGTGACCGTGCCGCGACAGGTCGGAGGCCTTGATCGCCTTCACCGTGACGTTCTTGTATTGGCCGTTGTAGTAAACGCGCAGCGTGACGTCGTCGCCGGGCTTGAGCTTCGACACCTCGCGCTCGAGCCGCGACACGTTCGACGATCGGAAGAACGAATCGTCTTCGTCACCGGCGCGCGCGCGCACGTCGACGTTGTTGATCGACGCGATGCGGCTTCCCTCTTCGATTCCCGCCTTCGCCGCCGGCCCTGACTCGTCGACGCCGATCACGAATACGCCGATCGTGTCGCGGCGGCTGCCGGTGCTCGCGAGCTGGAGACCGAGCGTCGCGCGCTCCTCGAAATTGCGACGCGTGAACGTTTCGTAGAGCGAATCGGACGACACCGTCTTCACCTTCACCGATTTGGTCTGTCCGCCGGTGTACACGCGCAGGTCGACGTCGTCACCCGGCTTGAGCTTGTCGATCTCTCGCGTGAGACGCCGGGTCATCACGCCGGCCATGTCTTCGTCGCCGACGTCCGCCGGGTTGAGCTTGAGGCTCACGCCGTTGATCGACGCGATCCGGTTCCCTTCCTCGATCCCGGCTTTGTCAGCGGGGCTGCCGGTGGTCACCGAGTTGACCAGTACGCCGAGCGTGTCGCGGTTGGAAGCGGCGCCGGAGGTCGTAATCCCAATGACCGCCTGTGGCTGGCCGGTCCACATCATTCTGTACGGACCACCCGGCTCGATGCGCAAGGCACGCGGGGCAGGCGGATTTTGCGCGGCGAGCGTACCCGCGACGAGCAGCGCCGGGCTCAAAGCAATCAGTCGCATAAACCCTCGTGAAATCGTTGATGTGCGACCTGTGAGTCACCGCGATGGCCGAGGAGGGTTTACGAGCCTAGCTTGAGGCATGGCTCGCACGCAGGACTCAGTCAGCCGGGCCGTCGACCTCCACACCTTCCATCACCATTGGCAGGACGAGGCCGACGCGGCCTACCTGTACCGGTTGCTCGCCGGCGCCGAAAAGGATCCGAAGAAGAGCGACTTGTATCGGCGGCTGGCCGAAGTCGAGGACCGACACGTCGAGATCTGGGCGCGGCTTCTGCGCGAGCACGGCGGCGACCCTGGGGCGTTCCGGCCCAGTGCGCGCACGAGACTTCTGGCCAGCCTCGGAAAGATGCTCGGCCCGGGGTTTCTGCTCCCGATGCTGCTGTCGGAGGAAGGACGCGAGGTCAAGAGCTACCTCGACATGCATCGACGGACGGCGCGCGGCGCCCCCGGCGCCTCCGAGTCGCTTCAGCTCGCGCGCGAATCCGCCGAGCACGCGACGACGCTCACTCAAATCGCCGGGCGGAGCGGCGAGCCGTGGCACCGCACGGAATCCGGCGGCTTTCTGCGGAACGTCGTCTACGGTTTCAACGACGGTCTGACGGCGAACTTCGGTCTGGTCGCGGGCGTGATCGGCGCGTCGGCGGCAGCCGCTCATCACACGGTGATCGTCGCCGGGGTGGCGGGACTGATCGCCGACGCGTTGTCGATGGGCTCGAGCGGGTTCCTGGCCGCGAAGAGCGAACAGGAAGTGTACGCGAACGAGATCGCGATGGAGCGCGACGAGATCGCGCTCATGCCCGAGGTGGAGCGCGACGAGCTCGCGTTGATCTACGAGACCAAGGGCATGTCGGCCGACTCCGCGCTGGCGCTGGCGACCGAGGTGATGGCCGATCCGAAGCGGATGCTCGACGAGCAGGTGCAGGAGGAGCTCGGAATCGGCGAACCGCACATGTCGCCGTTGCGGGAAGGCTGGGTCACCGGCCTGGCGACCGCCGTCGGCGCGTTCATCCCGGTCTTTCCATTTCTCTTATGGTCCGGGACGACGGCCGTGGTGTTGGCCTTCGTGGTGTCGATGGCATCTCACTGGATCGTCGGCGCGGCACGCTCGGTATTTACCGGCCGCAGCGTCTTCCGCTCCGGCCTCGACATGTTCGTCGTCGGCCTCGGCGTCGCAGTCGTCGGCTACTTCGTGGGCGAGTGGCTCGCGAGGCTCGTGGCCTAGTCCCGCGTTTCGCGACCGCCGAGACTGCAACTGCTCGACGCAGAGAGCACGGAGAGAAACAGAGAGAGACGCAGAGGAAGAACAGACCGCGAAGGGACTCTTGGCTTACGACCTCGGGAGGCCACGATGTGGCACCGCGAGGTCGTTCTACAAAGGAGTTTCGCCGTTTCTCTGCGGCGCTCCGTGTCCTCTGCGTCTCTGCGTTGAGCAGTTTGCTTTTGCAGTTGTAGTTGCAGTTGCCGCAAAGCTCAAACGACGATGTTGAGCAACCGCCCCGGGACGAAGATGATTTTCTTTGGGGTGCTGGCGACGAACTTGGCAATGGCGGGATCGGCGAGCGCGGCGGATTGGGCGGCGTCCTGGCCGGAGCCGACCGGGATTTGCACCGTGCCGCGGGTCTTGCCGTTCACCTGAACGGCGATCGTCACGGAATCTTCGGCGGCGATCGCGGGGTCGAACGACGGCCAGCCGGAATCGAAGACGCTCTCGGTGTGACCGAGGCGCTCCCAGAGCTCTTCGGCAATGTGCGGCGCGAAGGGTGAGACGAGCTGGACCAGCGGCTCGACCTCGGCGCGGTGCGGGGTCCGTTCGTCGCGGCGCACCACGTTGATGTATTCCATCATCGCGGCGATCGCCGTGTTGTAGCTGAGCACCGGAATCTCGGACGATACTTTGCGGATCGTCTGATGAAGCTTTCGCATGACCAGCGGATCGGGGCTGCCGAGCGGAACCGCGCCCTCGACCGACGCCCAGAGGCGCTCGAGAAACCGCCGAACCCCGGCGATGCTCTGGTCGCGGAAGTCGCCGCCCTCTTCGTAGGGTCCGAGGAACATCAGGTACGTGCGGAACGTGTCCGCGCCCCAGCGCTCGACGTAGTCGTCGGGGATCACCACGTTGCCGCGGCTCTTCGACATCTTGGCGCCGTCGCGCACGATCGTCCCGTGCGCCCTGAACCGCTTGAACGGTTCCTCGAAGCGCAGCAGACCAGCGTCGTGCAGCACCATCGTGGTGAATCGCGAGTACAGCAGGTGCAACACCGCGTGCTCGTTGCCGCCGATGTACGACTCCACGGGGAGCCACTTCTCGGTGCGCGCGGCATCGAACGGAACGTCGTCGCGCTCGGTGCTCGGGTAGCGGAGGAAATACCACGCGCTGTCGAGGAACGTGTCCGACACGTCCGTCTCGCGGCGCGCGGACCCATGGCACTGCGGACACTTCACGCGATACCACGATTCCACGCGCGCCAGCGGCGAGACGCCCGTGTCGTCGGGCTTGAAGTCCTCCACGAACGGCAGTTCCACCGGCAGGTCCTTCTCCGGCACCGGCACCGTGCCGCACTTGTCGCAGTAGATGATCGGGATCGGTGGACCCCAGTACCGCTGCCGAGAGATGCACCAGTCGTGCAGACGGTAGTTCACGACCGCGCGTGCGTGGCCTCTCACGTTCAGCCAATTCGTGATCTCGCGCTTCGCGTCCTCGATCGAGCTGCCCGAGAACTCGTCGGAGTTCACGAGCCGCGCGCCCGCCGTCTCCGTGTACGCCTGATCGAGCCGCCCGTGCGAAGCCTGCGGTCCGGGACCGGCGACCACGCGCACGATGGGTAGGTCGAAAGTGTTCGCGAACTCGAAGTCGCGCTCGTCGTGACCGGGCACGGCCATGATCGCGCCGGTGCCGTACTCCATCAGCACGTAGTCGGCGACCCAGACGGGGATCGGCCGCTGGGTCGCGGGGTTGAGGGCATACGAGCCCGTGAAGACGCCCGTCTTTTCCTTGCTCACCTTGCGCGAAACGATGTCTTGCTTCGCCGCGCGCGCGACGTAGCTCTCGACCGCGTCGCGCTGCTCGTCGGACGTAAGACTCTGGAGCAACGGATGCTCCGGCGCCACGACCAGATACGTCGCGCCGAAAATCGTGTCCGGCCGGGTGGTGAAGACGCGAATATCGATCGGCCGAAGCACATACTCGCCGCTCAGCCCGATCTCGGTTGTCGCCGTGCCGGTGAGCTCCTCGAGATCCTGGACGCGAAACACGACCTCGGCGCCGTCCGAGCGGCCTATCCAATTGCGCTGCGCCTGTTTGGTGGACTCGGACCAATCCAAATAATCGAGGTTGGCCAGAAGCCGCCCGGCGTAGTCGGTGATCCGGAAGAACCACTGCTCCAGGAACCGCTGTTCGACCCGCGCGCCGCACCGCTCACACTCGCCGGCGATGACCTGCTCGTTGGCGAGGACGGTCTTGTCGTTCGGGCACCAGTTGACGGCCGCGCGCTTCTTGTAGGCCAGCCCGCGTCGAAAAAGCTGCAAAAACAGCCACTGGGTCCACTTGTAGTACCGCGGGTCGGTCGTCGACAGCTCGCGGTCCCAGTCGATCATCAACCCGCCGCGCTTAAGCTGGCGCCGGAAGTTGTCGATGTTTCTAGGGATGAGTGT
The DNA window shown above is from Gemmatimonadaceae bacterium and carries:
- a CDS encoding efflux RND transporter periplasmic adaptor subunit; this encodes MKRIVGAALLAVAAACARKTQAPTVQTAVATRRDIIVDAQANGTMEPIAIVDVKSKASGVIDKMTVETGTNVKPGDLIVQINTRDVQNKFDQAKAMLDAANAKLQVSEADKKRNEEMFKARVITPQEFEKVAVDYENAKSGVVNAQANLDLAKQSLEDATVKAPSEGTIITKNVSEGTVIAGATSSVSGGTTIVQMADLSVVRIRAFFNESDIGNVHPGEPANVTVDAYPDRRFSGVVQKIEPQAVVQQNVTMFPVLVNLDNKERLLRPGMNGEVSVLIDEVDNVIAVPNDAIKNPREAVATGAMLGLSADSVTASLRAQGFTGGGNRGGFGGGRRGGNGGGGGANRGGNGGAPGGATNGAAATPGATASTGTAFGDVQFASNPVSPAQGGQGGFGMQVSDADCKKVDDVLKAHPKEKKQLDDLRVKLQALRPAGNNGGRGGFNGGTRQRGDSAGGFRQRGDSTGQRRRGGNGGAGANGGGGNGGGFNGGGGGGGGGGFRGSPEMQAINEQMRTIYTTLNIDARTAGACARRAAGASAGTQANAGGGRTQGGGGGGGQGALTPSPEGASRPVRQRTGLVFVSDSAKTHFAPRIVQLGQGNLDYTEVVSGLKEGERVVMLGALALQAQRQAQQDRLRQNASPLGGQQGPGPGPGGGGPRGGGGGGGGRGG
- a CDS encoding ABC transporter permease, which encodes MLIGEIISVALGALRANKLRSLLTMLGIVIGVGAVIAVVALGTGAQQAVKDRIAALGTTLLTVNPGQQRGQGVAIGGAQQRLTVEDAKAVDEHAMHLLGVQPEMRSMQQIVFGNKNASTQIIGTTPNYLEVRKYTMAVGRMFTAADDEGRQRVAVVGNTVVNNLGLTSPEAIVGETVRIRGTQFTVLGVMAPKGQANAFQDPDDEILVPIQTARFRVNGSDRLASISALAESEDEIPDAMAEIQRVLRRQHKIRQGLPDDFQIRNQADILQTTQETTQVMTYLLSGIAAVSLLVGGIGIMNIMLVSVTERTREIGIRKALGATRANILLQFLIEAVVLCLLGGMMGIALGAGGATVMSRTAGWSTQVSPAAIVMAFAFSAFVGLSFGVWPARRAAVLDPIVALRYE
- a CDS encoding PadR family transcriptional regulator, with the protein product MWEPFIFRVQTGHCGERRARWGWDAFGGWGGGGGPRGRHWKGRGGRLFEQGDLKYVILRLLEEKPRHGYEVIKELEGRFGGSYVPSPGTVYPTLTMLEDMGYARAIPEEGGKKVYEITDEGRKYLAEHSTTVDDIFERIARFVEGFTDTPMMELNQAFQRLARTTYKTATSHLGEKETLERLRDIIRRAADEVEAATKQAPPAPPPAE
- a CDS encoding potassium transporter Kup encodes the protein MSGSPASPQQAAPSSGQAPTSVPGGQGTTPLPLPGSAPAVAGTTTGFHATPIPQRHPVDPNPRGKRLALLSLTALGIVYGDIGTSPLYALQQCFTSKEHTIPPTTANVYGVLSLIVWLLVLVVAVKYLVFIMRADNRGEGGILALLALLLQQERRSMSRRRIVLVGLGLFGAALLYGDGMITPVISVLGAIEGLNVVTPAFQSMIVPISVLVLLLLFLVQRFGTGRVGTAFGPIMCLWFLTIGGLGIWEVAKEPRILAALNPLHGLSFFVENGRVGFLTLGAVVLAVTGAEALYADMGHFGKRPIRLAWFALVMPALLLNYFGQGAVLLRNPAAVANPFYFLAPRSLLIPLVVLATTAAVIASQALISGAFSLTRQAVQLGYSPRVTILHTSRSEAGQIFVPEINNILMIGCIVLVVAFGSSQAIGAAYGIAVTGTMAITSLLFAVVARSRWNWSLAHVLPIMLAFLTIDISLFAANVIKIWYGGWVPIAIAIGVFTLMSTWKTGRYLLTKTLNAGALPLDLFLGDVARRKPPRVPGTAVFMTSSNEAVPVVLLHHLKHNKVLHEQVILMSVVTHEVPEVHAADRVSVEKLDHGFYRVTAGYGFMESPNVPEILQHARDFGIKAKRNDTTFYLGRERVIVADGKSRTESRRPPEGIPLPTMSRWRKKLFVIMSRNARSATEFFGIPPNRVVELGAQVEF
- a CDS encoding PDZ domain-containing protein; the protein is MRLIALSPALLVAGTLAAQNPPAPRALRIEPGGPYRMMWTGQPQAVIGITTSGAASNRDTLGVLVNSVTTGSPADKAGIEEGNRIASINGVSLKLNPADVGDEDMAGVMTRRLTREIDKLKPGDDVDLRVYTGGQTKSVKVKTVSSDSLYETFTRRNFEERATLGLQLASTGSRRDTIGVFVIGVDESGPAAKAGIEEGSRIASINNVDVRARAGDEDDSFFRSSNVSRLEREVSKLKPGDDVTLRVYYNGQYKNVTVKAIKASDLSRHGHSMTIIGGDNMVLPSVTRIPGGRVEINGEDVGDKVRRALDGARIATNAAVSGALSGFGRGFMFGNRVSW
- a CDS encoding VIT1/CCC1 transporter family protein, which encodes MARTQDSVSRAVDLHTFHHHWQDEADAAYLYRLLAGAEKDPKKSDLYRRLAEVEDRHVEIWARLLREHGGDPGAFRPSARTRLLASLGKMLGPGFLLPMLLSEEGREVKSYLDMHRRTARGAPGASESLQLARESAEHATTLTQIAGRSGEPWHRTESGGFLRNVVYGFNDGLTANFGLVAGVIGASAAAAHHTVIVAGVAGLIADALSMGSSGFLAAKSEQEVYANEIAMERDEIALMPEVERDELALIYETKGMSADSALALATEVMADPKRMLDEQVQEELGIGEPHMSPLREGWVTGLATAVGAFIPVFPFLLWSGTTAVVLAFVVSMASHWIVGAARSVFTGRSVFRSGLDMFVVGLGVAVVGYFVGEWLARLVA
- the leuS gene encoding leucine--tRNA ligase, giving the protein MTEPLEPTSATEPGGYDPGAIERKWQERWEARGTNSTDIDGGMRPFYALMMFPYPSAEGLHVGNLFAFTGNDIYGRFQRLQGHTVLEPLGFDAFGIHSENFALKVGTHPATLIPRNIDNFRRQLKRGGLMIDWDRELSTTDPRYYKWTQWLFLQLFRRGLAYKKRAAVNWCPNDKTVLANEQVIAGECERCGARVEQRFLEQWFFRITDYAGRLLANLDYLDWSESTKQAQRNWIGRSDGAEVVFRVQDLEELTGTATTEIGLSGEYVLRPIDIRVFTTRPDTIFGATYLVVAPEHPLLQSLTSDEQRDAVESYVARAAKQDIVSRKVSKEKTGVFTGSYALNPATQRPIPVWVADYVLMEYGTGAIMAVPGHDERDFEFANTFDLPIVRVVAGPGPQASHGRLDQAYTETAGARLVNSDEFSGSSIEDAKREITNWLNVRGHARAVVNYRLHDWCISRQRYWGPPIPIIYCDKCGTVPVPEKDLPVELPFVEDFKPDDTGVSPLARVESWYRVKCPQCHGSARRETDVSDTFLDSAWYFLRYPSTERDDVPFDAARTEKWLPVESYIGGNEHAVLHLLYSRFTTMVLHDAGLLRFEEPFKRFRAHGTIVRDGAKMSKSRGNVVIPDDYVERWGADTFRTYLMFLGPYEEGGDFRDQSIAGVRRFLERLWASVEGAVPLGSPDPLVMRKLHQTIRKVSSEIPVLSYNTAIAAMMEYINVVRRDERTPHRAEVEPLVQLVSPFAPHIAEELWERLGHTESVFDSGWPSFDPAIAAEDSVTIAVQVNGKTRGTVQIPVGSGQDAAQSAALADPAIAKFVASTPKKIIFVPGRLLNIVV